Proteins from a single region of Tachysurus vachellii isolate PV-2020 chromosome 15, HZAU_Pvac_v1, whole genome shotgun sequence:
- the exo5 gene encoding exonuclease V, with protein sequence MEPEGDWGNISDSELLDIQSEHFCIEESSEAPSSSATIGDPAITSSITFPTSLPNTEEQCPVKRNDETGVKRKRDAEDSRIPPLLFRKLHLSVSLLSEQTWCEKKVVYGILKPQMRQKDKQRIEVQNGSSIHLARELEVHDVLPINIQTREDAVAISLINMLNMIPILETGQCVREFPVFGVVEGVYFKGIIDELSYNQKGELVLKELKTRRHDSLPGAAQALGHRFQVGMYKLLFDALVRGEVKKEQILEHLKLKASLALGTEVITHAADVGVNVATFDELLDAFILTLSCSDLPCVDVLQLEYCHQRSSSFIGTMSVQFDEAQMRADLRGYLEYWRGQREPKGVDIEDAWKCTYCVYEEICDWKKNRSLVHENFHTRKRVNTN encoded by the exons ATGGAGCCGGAAGGAGACTGGGGCAACATCAGCGACTCTGAACTACTGGATATACAGTCAGAACATTTCTGCATCG AAGAGTCCTCTGAGGCACCCAGCTCTAGTGCCACAATTGGAGACCCTGCGATTACTAGTTCCATTACTTTCCCCACATCACTGCCCAA TACTGAGGAGCAGTGTCCTGTTAAAAGAAATGATGAGACAGGTGTGAAGAGGAAGCGAGATGCTGAGGACAGCCGTATTCCTCCTCTGCTTTTCAGGAAGCTTCACCTGAGTGTCAGCCTCCTGTCTGAGCAGACCTGGTGCGAAAAGAAAGTTGTGTATGGCATACTGAAACCTCAAATGAGGCAGAAAGATAAACAGCGAATTGAGGTGCAGAACGGATCTAGCATTCATCTAGCAAGAG AGTTGGAGGTTCATGATGTTTTACCGATTAATATTCAAACCCGTGAGGATGCTGTGGCTATTAGTCTGATCAACATGCTAAACATGATTCCGATTTTAGAGACGG GGCAGTGTGTGCGTGAGTTTCCAGTGTTCGGTGTAGTAGAGGGTGTGTATTTTAAGGGCATTATTGATGAGCTGAGTTATAACCAGAAGGGGGAGCTGGTGTTGAAGGAGCTAAAGACTCGTAGGCATGACTCTCTGCCCGGAGCTGCCCAGGCTCTCGGCCATCGCTTTCAG gTGGGCATGTATAAGCTTCTGTTTGATGCACTGGTCAGGGGGGAAGTGAAGAAAGAACAAATTCTGGAGCACCTCAAGCTCAAAGCCTCCCTGGCTCTTGGAACTGAGGTCATAACTCATGCCGCAGACGTCGGGGTAAATGTAGCCACCTTTGATGAACTGCTCGATGCCTTTATCCTCACTTTGTCCTGTTCTGATCTGCCATGTGTCGACGTGCTTCAGCTGGAGTACTGTCACCAGAGATCTAGCAGTTTCATTGGCACCATGTCGGTGCAGTTTGACGAGGCCCAGATGAGGGCAGACCTTCGTGGATACTTGGAATACtggagaggacagagagagccCAAGGGGGTGGATATAGAAGATGCCTGGAAATGCACATATTGTGTCTATGAAGAGATCtgtgactggaaaaaaaatagatctcTGGTCCATGAGAATTTTCACACCAGGAAGAGAGTCAACACGAACTGA
- the rflnb gene encoding refilin B has protein sequence MVGRLNLRNVCDEDLLDMNLKAERLLDSPDSGLPPSPSVSPSPWLSGDRSTTSSVCEDDSRATTPAAGPIKPVRGVFQLQPFSYGEGIELDPLPPKELRYTSSVRYDSDRHYIQDVCLQPTGLGLELCSQTIIAVSESTWRRYKTQLEFKPRQRVQCYRSTTIVYPKHARTMYTTQLSYDGRKLAKRFLSSVELEVSDCMANQC, from the exons ATGGTGGGGAGGCTCAATTTGCGcaatgtgtgtgatgaagacCTGCTGGACATGAATCTGAAAGCTGAGAGACTGCTGGACAGTCCGGACTCTGGTCTGCCTCCCAGTCCCAGTGTGAGTCCGAGCCCGTGGCTGAGTGGAGACCGGAGCACCACCAGCTCCGTGTGTGAGGACGACAGCAGAGCCACGACACCCGCTGCG GGTCCTATTAAACCTGTTAGAGGTGTTTTCCAATTGCAACCATTTTCCTATGGTGAAGGAATTGAACTTGATCCTCTGCCCCCAAAAGAATTAAG ATACACATCATCAGTGCGCTATGATTCGGATCGCCACTACATCCAGGATGTGTGTTTACAGCCCACGGGTTTGGGCCTGGAGCTGTGCAGCCAGACCATCATAGCTGTCTCCGAGAGCACGTGGAGACGATATAAGACCCAGTTGGAGTTCAAGCCCCGTCAGCGGGTGCAGTGCTACCGAAGCACTACCATTGTGTACCCCAAACATGCCAGAACCATGTACACCACACAGCTCAGCTATGATGGACGCAAGTTGGCCAAGCGCTTCCTCTCCAGTGTGGAACTAGAGGTGTCTGACTGTATGGCCAATCAGTGTTGA